The Leifsonia sp. ZF2019 DNA segment CACGGCGATCCCGTTCGACGGCCTTGCCGACGCGCTGGACGACCTCCGCAGCGGCCGGGCCTCCGGCTCACTCGTGCTCCGGGTCGCCTCCTGACGCGGAGTCCTCGCCGCTCCGGAGCGCGTTAGACTCCCGCCGAGAACCTTCCGCCACGCCGTGCCCAGCCTGCAGAGGAGGACCGTGCTCCACGACGACGAGCCGATCACGTTTCCGGACGCTCCACGCGCCGAGTTGGACCGCGCTCTCTCCGACCTCCTCGATCAGGCCCGCAAAGTCCTTGCGACCCAAGGTCGACTCCGTACCCTCGTGCAGGCGAACCGGGCCGTCGTGTCGCACCTCGAGCTCCCGGCGGTGCTCCGCACGATCGTCGAGTCGGCCGTCGAACTCGTGGGCGCGCGGTACGGCGCTCTGGGCGTGATCGCCGAGAGCGGCGGACTCGAGCAGTTCATCCATGTGGGGATGAACGCCGCGGATGTGGATCGGATCGGGCACCTTCCCGAAGGGCATGGCCTGCTCGGCGCGCTGATCGACGACCCGCGGCCCATCCGCATCGAGGCGATCGCCGAGGATCCCCGCTCGGCAGCATTCCCACCCGGCCACCCGCCGATGAGCGCGTTCCTCGGTGTCCCGATCACCGTCCGTGGCACCGTCTACGGAAACCTGTACCTGACGGACCCGGTGTCCGGCGGGTTCTCGGAGGACGACGAGCAACTCGTCCGGGACCTCGCGGCCAGCGCGGGCCTCGCGATCGACAACGCTCGGCTGTTCGCCGACTCGGCGGCGCGGCAGTCGTGGAGCGCCGCGGCAGCCGACCTCACGGGAGGGATTCTCGGCAGCGATCCCGCGCAGGCCCGGGAGGAGTTCGTCACGCACCTCCGTCGGCTCCTGGCGGCGCGGGTCGTCGCGGTCCTGCCGAACGCCCGCCTCGACGACGCGCGGCTTCGAGGCGTCGTCGAAGGAGGACAAGCGACACGGGTCGACGAGCTGACGGATTTCCCCACGGACGGGGATTGGTCGCCGGGACCGGCTCTCCTGATCCCCTACGACGGCACGGTGGGGAGGCCTGGGCTTCTCGTCGTCCTCCGCGCCTCCGGCGACGCGGCCTTCACGGCGTCCGAGCTCGAGCGTGCCGTCGCCTTCACCCGACAGATCGAGGTCGCCTCCGAGCTCGCCGCCGCACGCGCCGACCAGGAGCGGATGGTCGTCCTCGAGGATCGCACCCGGATCGCTCGCGATCTGCACGATCACGTCATCCAGCAGCTCTTCGGCACGGGACTCGAATTGCAGAGCATCCTTTCGGCGCTCGACGCGGGATCGCTCGCGGCCCGGCTCGAGACCTCGATCGCATCGCTCGACGAGGCGATCACGCAGATCCGGACGATCATCTTCGCGCTCTCCGCTCAGGGCAACCACCCCGACAGTCTGCGCCATCGCATCCTCGACACCGTCGAGCAGGTCGGCGGCCCCTGGTCGGGATCCGCCACGGTGTCGTTCTCGGGTCCGGTCGATCTGATCGTCGACGCCGACGAGGGCGACGACATCATCGCGTACGTCCGAGAGGGTCTCACGAACGTCGTCCGGCATTCCGGTGCGGAATCGGCCGCCGTCACGGTGATCGCGACGGCGGATGCGATCACTGTCGATGTCGTCGACGACGGGCACGGCATCGGCGACGTCTCGCGTCGCAGCGGCCTGCGCAATCTGGTGGAACGCGCCGAACGCTGCGGCGGCCGGCTCGACATCCGGTCGGGGCCAAACGGCACGGCCCTGCGCCTTCGACTGCCGCTGCCGTCCGAAGGAGGGAATCGATGACACCCGACCCGATCCGAGTCTTCCTGGCCGACGATCACGAGATCGTCCGCCGGGGTGTCGCCGCGCTCGTCGACGGTCAGGACGACATGGAGGTGGTGGGCGAGGCCGCGACGGCTGCGCAGGCGCAGGCGCGCATCATCGCGGTCCTCCCGGACGTGGCTGTCCTCGATGTCCGCCTCCCGGACGGAAGCGGGATCGACGTCTGCCGTGCCGTCAAGCAAGCACAGCCGGGGATCCGCTGCCTCATGCTCACCGCCTACGACGACGAGGACGCGATCCGATCCGCCGTCATCGCCGGAGCGGACGGGTACGTGGTGAAGGACATCCGAGCCGGTAAGCTCCTCGACGATATCCGCGCAGCAAGCCGGGGCCGCACACTCATCGATCCGCGCGTCGCCGACCGCGTCACCGCCCGGCTGCGGGAGCCCGCAGACGACCCTCGCTTCGCGTCGCTGGGCCTGCGCGAACGGCAGGTCCTCGCCCTCATCGCCGACGGCCTGACGAACCGGCAGATCGCCCAGAGGCTCGGTCTGGCCGAGAAGACAGTGAAGAACTACGTGAGCTCGCTCCTCTCGAAACTCGGGCTCGAGCGCCGCACGCAGGCCGCGGTCCTCCATCTCAGCCAGCACGATCGCACCTGAGGTCGCCGGATCCGAGGGACTTTCGGCCCATCAGCGCGTGGCCGGTACCAGCACGACGGCTCCGGGGTCGTCATCGTCGCCCGGCCGCTGCGGCCACCCTGTCCTGTTCGTGTCTGTGCTGTTCGTGCAGGTCGTCGAGACCCGTGAGCCACCATCGCGCGGCGCCGCAACTGCGCACGTCGAACACATGCGACTCTCCACGGGGGGACGAAGCGACGATGCGCCATCCGGTCACCTGCGCGGGGTCGGGTCGTCGTCCCTCCGGTGTCACGACGACCCGCCCGCGCGGCTCGGGTGGTCCGTCGACGTAGTAGCGCTCACCGTTCCAGTCCAGCCGAACGGGCACGCGGGCCTCCAGCACAACGGTCACCGGCTCCTTCAGCGCGGTGTCGGTCTCGGTGAGCATTCGCCGCTCCTCTCGTCTGCACCGAGACTCTCACCCGCGCTCGGGGGTCACCAGAGTCGAAGGTCCCGCACCACGTGACCTTCGACTCTGTTCGCCCTCGTCCCGGCCGGAGAGGCTGAACGCATGAGCGAGACCCCAGAGACCGCACGCGCGGTCGTCGTGTACGAATCGATGTTCGGAAGCACCCGCCTGATCGCCGAAGCGATCGCAGACGGTCTGCGCGAATCCGCCGATGTCCGTGTGCTGCCCGTCCGTGAGGCACCGGAATCCTTCCCCGACTGCGACCTGATCGTCCTCGGCGCACCCACGCACGTGCACGGGATGAGCCGTCCGGCCACCCGTGCGGAAGCCGGCCGCTGGGCCGACGATCCGCACCGCGCTCTGACCCTGGAATCCGGCGCCGAGGGCATCGGCGTGCGAGAGTGGCTCGAGACGTGCGGTGACCTCCCCCATCTGTACGCCGCGTTCGACACCCGCGCGGACATGACCGAACTTGTCACCGGCTCCGCGGCGGCGATCCTCGACCGCCGGCTGCGCAAGACGGGCGCGCGAAAGCTCGCCGACCGCGCCAGTTTCCTGGTCGACAAGCAGAACGCGCTCGTCGGAGGTGAGATCGCTCGTGCCCGCGACTGGGGGCGTGCGGTCGGTGAGGCGCTGCTCTCGCAGGCGGAGGTGCGGAGTTGAACGTCCTCGGCCGTACCGTCCTCTGCTGGGACGGGTCGGAGCCCGCCGAGGCCGCCGGCCGGTGGGCGGTCCGGCGCTGGGAGAACACGGGTGCCGACGTCGAGTTCGTCGATGTGCTCGATCGGGGCCTCTTCGCAGGCGACAGGTCCGCGCTGGAGCGGGCGACGGTCGAGGAGGAGCGCCGGCTCGCGGATCGAGTCGGCGAGTTCACCTCCGCACACCCCGGCGTCGTCGCCGGGAGCACCCTGCTCGTCGGTGATCCCGTGGATGTCCTTTCCGAGCAGACGCGTCCGGGCACCCTCGTCGTCGTCGGGACGCACCGCCGAGTCGGTCCCCGCGGGCGATACGGCTGGTCGATGGGGGCTCGGCTGGCAGCATCCGCCGACGGACCGGTCGCCATCGTGCCGGTCGACGATTCCCCCGAGCGTCACACATCGACAGAGGTCGTCGTCGGCGTCGACGGGTCCGACACCGGACGTCGCGCGCTGCACTACGCCGCTCGGGAGGCCGCTGCCGCCGGTATGCGCCTGACCGTGGTCCACTGTTGGCAGGAGCCTCTCGCCGGCGAGCCGTTGATCGTTCCCGACGACGATTTCGTGGACGCGCAACAGACGGCGCATCAGGAACTGCTGGACGATCACGTCCGGGTCGTCCGGCTGCGTCATCCGTCCCTTCGGGTCGACCCGGTGCTGCTCCGTTCCAATCCGATCTCCGGGTTGCGCAATCGCACCGCCGACGCCGCGCTGCTCGTCGTGGGCAGCCGGCAGCTCACAGGCTGGAAGCGCGCGTGGCTCGGATCGGTCTCGCACGGGCTGGTGCTCGACATCAGCGCGCCGACCATCGTGGTCGGCCCGCAGACGCTGACCGGCGCCTAGAACCTCGTCAGACGAGCGCGCCCGGCGACACCACGATGGTCGGCACCGTGATGTCGAGGATCATGGCGTGGCTCACCGACCGGGCGCCGCCGTCTCCGTCTCTTCGATGTCGATGAGGAGGATGCCGTCCTGCTCCGCTTCGGCGCGGGCCACTGCCCACGTCAGCGCCAGGTCCGCCGCCGGCGAGCCGTCCCAGCCGACGACTGTGTTGTCGCTCACACCTGCTGTCTCTTTCGTGTCTCTCATCGTCGATCGGTGTTGTCGTGCCCCGACGGCACATTCCCTGCTGCCGCTTCGTCCGGGACGGTGAAGACGTACTCGCGCGGTGTGACCAGGACCGGGCACGGGATGTCCACGAGGACGTCATGGCTGACCGATCCGAGGACCGCCGCAGCGAACCGTCCGCGGCCTCGCGTGCCGACGACGAGCGCCACCGCGCCCGCACCACGCTCCACGAGCGCCTCAGCGGGGTTCTGTCGCACGACCACCTCCTCGATCGCGACGGACCGCGCGAGCGGGACGTCGTCGATGACGTCCCGCACCACGTGACGCTCACGCTCGACGACAGCCGGGTCCAGGTCGTCGCCCGGCGCGAGAGACCGGGCGAACGCCTCCGGAACGTCCCACGCGTGCGCCGCCTCGACGGTCGCCCCGTTCCAACTCGCCTCCGTCACGGCCAACGCGAGCGCCGATCGAGCGCGTGCCGAGTCGTCGATCCCCACGACAACCACCGACCGCTCCGCTCGTGGAGCGTCGGGGATCACGGCCACGACGCACTCCGCCGCTGCGGCAAGCCTGAGCGGCAGGGAGCCGATGCGCGACCCCTCACCGCGTGGGCCCCGATCGGTGCCGACGACGAGCAGCGACGCATCCTGGGACGCGGCGATCAGAGCGCGTTCCGCCGGCCCGTCCACCCACCGCGCGTCGATCAGCGCCTCGGGCGCGAGTGCCCGCGCGTGACGCTCGGCGAGCCGCAGGTCGTCTTCGACGCGTCCGACGATGTCGGCGTCGCGTCCCAGCATCTCCTCACCGATGGTGCGGTCCACCGCGCGGAGGATCTCGAGTCGTCCGCCCCGCACCGCGACCCGGTCAAGCGCCCAGTCGAGTGATCGCCACGACGACGGAGTCCCCTCGAACCCGACGATCGTGCGCCCGTCACTCATGGCTGCTCCCTTGTCTCCGGACCGTGCCCCGGGACGCCCCGCGCCCGTGGGCCGCACCGCGACATCCGACGTGGACGCCGGGCGACGAGCGGTGCTCACGCGATGCTATCCACGGTGATGCACACGCCCGCGGGCCTTTGGTCCCCCGGGCTGTCCGGCTTGGACGCCGGAAGTCGGGACCTTCGACTCTTCGCATTCGTCCGCCGCTCGGGTCGGATGGGCGCATGAACAGCAATCACGGCAGAGCGCGACACCCTCTGCACGATCTCACTCCATCGGGTCGTGCTCTCGTCGTCGCGGCGGTGGCCTGGAGCCTGGCCTGGAAGGGCGCGTCGATGTGGCGTGCTGCGCGCAACGGCAGCAAGCCGTGGTTCACGGCCCTCCTGCTGACCAATACCGTCGGCGTCCTGGACGCCGCCTACCTCTTCGGCGTCGACCGCCGCGGGCGACGGCGGGAGGTCGCGGAGTAGACGATCCTCGAGGGCACGGGAGAGCCCGCGCAACTCGGCCGAACACAGGAGACGTGACCTCCGGCTCGGACGGCGGACGTGCCCGGCAACGTGGACGTCGCTCGAGCGATCGCCTGATTCTCCGCAGGACCCATCGAACCCGCTGGCCCACGCAGGACACGCCGACGGACGGAGGCCTTCGGCCGCACGCCGCGGAGCGCTAGTGTCAGGGCTGGAACGCATCCCCCGCGCCATCCATCGAAAGGGTTAACCGATGTCCACCACCGATCCCGTCGACGCCGTCCTGCACGATTTCTCGCTCGACGCGAAGAACCTCACCCGCTCCGCGATCAACGGCATCCGTGCGACGCTCGGGATCAGCGGCGCCGTCGCTGTGATCCTCGGTGTCGTGCTGCTGTTCTGGCCGGTCAAGACCATCGAGGTGGTCGCGATCTTCCTCGGCATCTACTTCCTCGTCGCAGGCATCATGCGCATCGGCATCGGAATCTTCAGCACGGGCATCAGCGGCGGCCTGCGCACGCTGAGCATCCTCCTCGGCGTTCTGCTCGTGGTCGCGGGCGTCGTCGCAGTGAAGAACGTCTCCACCGCGGCGACCGTGCTCGTGATCTTCGCGATCGCGTTCGTCGGCGTCGGCTGGATCATCGAGGGCGTCATGGCGCTGGCCGAGTCGGGCCGCACTCCCAACTCGGGCTGGGCGATCGCTTTCGGCATCCTCAGCATCCTCGCCGGCATCGTGGTGCTGGTGCTTCCGGCGTCGTCCGCGGCCTTCCTGCTCCTGTTCGCCGCGATCGCCCTGATCGTGCTCGGCGCGATCGGGATCGTGCGCGCCTTCACCTTCGGCCGGGACGTGCTCGCGGCAGCGAAGTGACCGACCCCGGGCGCCGACGGCCCCGATGACGACGGCCCCGCCTCCGTGGAGGTGGGGCCGTCGTCATCCGCGGAGCCCGCCGTGCGCTACGAGTGGTTGTGCGCGGAGGGCAGGCGCTCGGCCCACCAGTCCAGGATGATGTCGAACCGGTCGCGGCGATGGCGGGGGCGCCCGCTGCGGCTCAGCTCGTGGTCCTCACCCGGGAACACGACGAGCTCGGCCTCTGCCCCGTTGCGCTTGAGGGCGGCGTAATAGCGCTCGGCCTGCGGGAGGGGGCAGCGCAGATCGTCGGCGGAGTGCATGACCAGGGTCGGCGTGCGCACCTGTTCGACGACGGCCTGCGGGCTCTGCGAGCGGACCAGTTCCGGGTCTGTGCCGGTGTACTCGTCGCCGAAGAAACTGCCGATGTCGCTGGTGCCGACGAACGCTTCGGGGTCCAGGAAGCCCCGCTCGACGATGGCGGCGGCGAAGCGATGGTCGTGCGCGATCGTCCAGGCCGTCAGGTAGCCGCCGTACGAGCCGCCCATGATACCGACGCGCTCACCGTCCAGGCCGAGGGTCTGCTCCACGACGCCGTCGAGGAAGTCGAGAACGTCCGCCATGTCGACCGTGCCCATCCGCTGCCGGATCACACGGCCGTGCTGCTGCCCGTAGCCCGCGGCACCGCGCGGATTGGACATCACGACCGCGTAGCCGGCGGCGGCGTACACCTGCGCCTCGTCGAACAGCGCTCCGGTGTACGCCGCGTAGGGACCGCCGTGGATGTTCAGGAGCACAGGATGCGGTCCCTCCCCCTCCGGCACCACCACCCAGCCGTGAACAGGGTAGCCGTCGCGCGCGGTGACCGTGATCTCCCGTGGGGCGATCACGCCGGCGGCCCGGAGCGGAGCGGAGAAGTCCGTCAGGCGACGCACGCCGTCGGGTCCGAGAACGGCGACATCGCCCGCGGTCGAGGCGTCCGCGATGCTCAGGACCACGACCTCACCGGCCGCGGCGACGCCGCCGACCACGGTCGTGTCGTTGGTCAGCCGGGTCGACTCCCCCGCCGCGGTGACCTCGGTGAGGACGAGAGCGCCGCGGCGACGGTCGCGGACCAGCACGGAGTCGTCGCGATAGGCGACGATATCCGACTCGGTGAAGTCCTGCGTCTCGGGATCGGTGAGGCGCCGCGGTGCCGCACCCGGCACGTCGATCACGGAGAGGGCGGCGTTGCGGGCGACGAAGTCGCGACCGGACTCCCCCACCTCCTGCGCCAGGAAGTACAGCGCGCCGTTCAGACCGTACGAGACCCCGGCCACCGACAGATCACCGTGCGCGCCGGTGGCATCGACCGGGTCGCGGGACCCGTCGACGGGCACCAGGAAGACGCTCGACCGGAGGTCGTCGTCGCGGGAGGCGTGACGCGCCGAAACGAAGGCCAGCGTGGACCCGTCCGGCGAGAACGCGATCGACCCGTCGTCCCACGGGCCGTCGGTGAGCTGTGCGGCTTCGGGCACGCTCGGGGCGGGCGCGCTGGACCCGTCCGCCTCGGCGATCGGCATCACAGCGGGCTCGGCCCAGACGTCCGGCACCGGCACGAGGAAGATGTGCGCCCGGCGGTCGGTGATGTAGCCGAGGCCGTTCGCGCGGTAGTTCAGGATGTCGAAGCGACGGGGACGCTCGCTCGCCGCGTCGATCCCCTCGACGGTGCCGTAACGGCCCTGCTCGGGCACCCGGCTGACGAACGCGATGGAGCGGCCGTCCGGTGCCCAGACGAACTCCGAGACGCCGAGCCTGCGGTCGGTGACCTGCACCGGCTCACCACCCGCCGCGTCAGCCACGAACACCTGCGGCGCGGCAGCGGGTGCGGACCGCAGGAACGCGAGAAGACGACCGTCGGGAGAGAAGCGGGGCGCGGTGTCGCGGAAGCCGCGGGTCAGCCGGCGGGGCGCGGCG contains these protein-coding regions:
- a CDS encoding universal stress protein; this translates as MNVLGRTVLCWDGSEPAEAAGRWAVRRWENTGADVEFVDVLDRGLFAGDRSALERATVEEERRLADRVGEFTSAHPGVVAGSTLLVGDPVDVLSEQTRPGTLVVVGTHRRVGPRGRYGWSMGARLAASADGPVAIVPVDDSPERHTSTEVVVGVDGSDTGRRALHYAAREAAAAGMRLTVVHCWQEPLAGEPLIVPDDDFVDAQQTAHQELLDDHVRVVRLRHPSLRVDPVLLRSNPISGLRNRTADAALLVVGSRQLTGWKRAWLGSVSHGLVLDISAPTIVVGPQTLTGA
- a CDS encoding universal stress protein yields the protein MSDGRTIVGFEGTPSSWRSLDWALDRVAVRGGRLEILRAVDRTIGEEMLGRDADIVGRVEDDLRLAERHARALAPEALIDARWVDGPAERALIAASQDASLLVVGTDRGPRGEGSRIGSLPLRLAAAAECVVAVIPDAPRAERSVVVVGIDDSARARSALALAVTEASWNGATVEAAHAWDVPEAFARSLAPGDDLDPAVVERERHVVRDVIDDVPLARSVAIEEVVVRQNPAEALVERGAGAVALVVGTRGRGRFAAAVLGSVSHDVLVDIPCPVLVTPREYVFTVPDEAAAGNVPSGHDNTDRR
- a CDS encoding HdeD family acid-resistance protein — encoded protein: MSTTDPVDAVLHDFSLDAKNLTRSAINGIRATLGISGAVAVILGVVLLFWPVKTIEVVAIFLGIYFLVAGIMRIGIGIFSTGISGGLRTLSILLGVLLVVAGVVAVKNVSTAATVLVIFAIAFVGVGWIIEGVMALAESGRTPNSGWAIAFGILSILAGIVVLVLPASSAAFLLLFAAIALIVLGAIGIVRAFTFGRDVLAAAK
- a CDS encoding flavodoxin family protein, which gives rise to MSETPETARAVVVYESMFGSTRLIAEAIADGLRESADVRVLPVREAPESFPDCDLIVLGAPTHVHGMSRPATRAEAGRWADDPHRALTLESGAEGIGVREWLETCGDLPHLYAAFDTRADMTELVTGSAAAILDRRLRKTGARKLADRASFLVDKQNALVGGEIARARDWGRAVGEALLSQAEVRS
- a CDS encoding GAF domain-containing sensor histidine kinase, whose translation is MLHDDEPITFPDAPRAELDRALSDLLDQARKVLATQGRLRTLVQANRAVVSHLELPAVLRTIVESAVELVGARYGALGVIAESGGLEQFIHVGMNAADVDRIGHLPEGHGLLGALIDDPRPIRIEAIAEDPRSAAFPPGHPPMSAFLGVPITVRGTVYGNLYLTDPVSGGFSEDDEQLVRDLAASAGLAIDNARLFADSAARQSWSAAAADLTGGILGSDPAQAREEFVTHLRRLLAARVVAVLPNARLDDARLRGVVEGGQATRVDELTDFPTDGDWSPGPALLIPYDGTVGRPGLLVVLRASGDAAFTASELERAVAFTRQIEVASELAAARADQERMVVLEDRTRIARDLHDHVIQQLFGTGLELQSILSALDAGSLAARLETSIASLDEAITQIRTIIFALSAQGNHPDSLRHRILDTVEQVGGPWSGSATVSFSGPVDLIVDADEGDDIIAYVREGLTNVVRHSGAESAAVTVIATADAITVDVVDDGHGIGDVSRRSGLRNLVERAERCGGRLDIRSGPNGTALRLRLPLPSEGGNR
- a CDS encoding response regulator: MTPDPIRVFLADDHEIVRRGVAALVDGQDDMEVVGEAATAAQAQARIIAVLPDVAVLDVRLPDGSGIDVCRAVKQAQPGIRCLMLTAYDDEDAIRSAVIAGADGYVVKDIRAGKLLDDIRAASRGRTLIDPRVADRVTARLREPADDPRFASLGLRERQVLALIADGLTNRQIAQRLGLAEKTVKNYVSSLLSKLGLERRTQAAVLHLSQHDRT
- a CDS encoding S9 family peptidase, with amino-acid sequence MKAADLELLTAVSAPTVHPGGGRAVVSVTHPSLAADATVGQLWTIPLVGHAAPRRLTRGFRDTAPRFSPDGRLLAFLRSAPAAAPQVFVADAAGGEPVQVTDRRLGVSEFVWAPDGRSIAFVSRVPEQGRYGTVEGIDAASERPRRFDILNYRANGLGYITDRRAHIFLVPVPDVWAEPAVMPIAEADGSSAPAPSVPEAAQLTDGPWDDGSIAFSPDGSTLAFVSARHASRDDDLRSSVFLVPVDGSRDPVDATGAHGDLSVAGVSYGLNGALYFLAQEVGESGRDFVARNAALSVIDVPGAAPRRLTDPETQDFTESDIVAYRDDSVLVRDRRRGALVLTEVTAAGESTRLTNDTTVVGGVAAAGEVVVLSIADASTAGDVAVLGPDGVRRLTDFSAPLRAAGVIAPREITVTARDGYPVHGWVVVPEGEGPHPVLLNIHGGPYAAYTGALFDEAQVYAAAGYAVVMSNPRGAAGYGQQHGRVIRQRMGTVDMADVLDFLDGVVEQTLGLDGERVGIMGGSYGGYLTAWTIAHDHRFAAAIVERGFLDPEAFVGTSDIGSFFGDEYTGTDPELVRSQSPQAVVEQVRTPTLVMHSADDLRCPLPQAERYYAALKRNGAEAELVVFPGEDHELSRSGRPRHRRDRFDIILDWWAERLPSAHNHS
- a CDS encoding DUF5652 family protein; this encodes MNSNHGRARHPLHDLTPSGRALVVAAVAWSLAWKGASMWRAARNGSKPWFTALLLTNTVGVLDAAYLFGVDRRGRRREVAE